In Streptomyces dangxiongensis, one DNA window encodes the following:
- a CDS encoding ParB N-terminal domain-containing protein, giving the protein MVREFPPPPRAEQFSELIKKRVEEAKAAGGTRETVTVDWNGQQIHVDVVDLPLADLYLNPGTHRIRAQRTHKPDQDRNLDTDPFGEAGQDYLRCLLQAMPSDPELRDPAFDKLKDDLREFGQNDPGLVTHHGVLVNGNTRAVALRELGKQSMRVGVLPSSFTQADIDAVELALQLRQDQRRDYSYINRLLAMEEQAALGRTPEQIAKEFRIRTATYHQERWILSVIKELNDRSASGGGVALRLVDWEGAQERLKELQRLYVKLENLDRDQAEILKERRLAAILLHFSKTDVRHIDEVFLEEAYLEKVLPAELAESPMAAQPESVSIPGLDLDVPAASSAVSAARALNDRILRAAATVRNTTAGLPDSEKASAQALLDQAREAFDRAIDSHGRDARIRKRKQLAPARLADACASIDQCVIELVQARTSNSLDEEAFDEAVLKLQSSLRKLAQQAGRGIPNPGDGVSWLLAAATAEGTR; this is encoded by the coding sequence ATGGTGCGGGAGTTCCCGCCGCCGCCGCGTGCGGAACAGTTCAGTGAGCTGATCAAGAAGAGGGTGGAGGAGGCCAAGGCCGCTGGAGGCACCCGGGAGACTGTGACGGTCGACTGGAACGGGCAGCAGATCCATGTCGACGTGGTGGACCTTCCGCTGGCCGACCTCTATCTCAACCCTGGTACACACAGAATTCGAGCCCAGCGCACCCACAAGCCTGACCAGGACCGGAACCTGGACACGGATCCCTTCGGAGAGGCCGGCCAGGACTACCTGCGCTGCCTGCTGCAGGCCATGCCGTCCGACCCGGAGCTGCGGGACCCCGCCTTCGACAAGCTGAAGGACGACCTCCGGGAGTTCGGCCAGAACGACCCTGGGCTGGTCACCCATCACGGCGTACTGGTGAACGGCAACACGCGCGCCGTCGCGTTGCGAGAGCTCGGCAAGCAGTCGATGCGGGTGGGAGTACTCCCCTCGTCGTTCACCCAGGCCGACATCGACGCCGTGGAGCTGGCGCTTCAGCTTCGCCAGGATCAGCGGCGCGATTACTCGTACATCAACAGGCTGCTCGCCATGGAGGAACAGGCTGCGCTGGGCCGGACACCTGAGCAGATCGCCAAGGAATTCCGGATCCGGACCGCGACGTACCACCAGGAGCGGTGGATCCTCAGCGTGATCAAGGAGCTGAACGACCGCAGCGCGAGCGGCGGGGGCGTCGCGCTGCGACTGGTGGACTGGGAGGGCGCGCAGGAGCGTCTCAAGGAACTCCAGCGACTTTACGTGAAGTTGGAGAACCTGGACCGAGACCAGGCCGAAATCCTGAAGGAGCGCCGTCTGGCGGCGATCCTGCTGCACTTTTCCAAGACGGACGTGCGTCACATCGACGAAGTGTTCCTGGAGGAGGCGTATCTGGAGAAGGTACTGCCGGCAGAACTGGCAGAGAGCCCCATGGCTGCACAGCCGGAGTCGGTTTCCATCCCCGGGCTGGACCTTGACGTGCCGGCTGCTTCGTCGGCTGTGTCGGCGGCCCGCGCTTTGAACGACCGCATCCTCCGGGCGGCCGCCACTGTTCGCAATACGACGGCGGGACTGCCTGACAGCGAGAAGGCTTCGGCCCAGGCACTGCTCGACCAGGCCAGGGAAGCCTTCGACAGGGCGATCGACAGTCACGGTCGAGACGCGCGGATCCGCAAGCGCAAGCAGCTCGCGCCGGCCCGGCTCGCGGACGCCTGCGCGAGCATTGACCAGTGCGTCATCGAGCTGGTCCAGGCCCGTACTTCGAACAGCCTGGACGAGGAGGCCTTCGACGAAGCCGTGCTCAAGCTCCAGAGCAGCCTGCGCAAGCTCGCTCAGCAGGCCGGACGCGGCATCCCGAACCCCGGCGACGGCGTCTCCTGGCTTCTCGCTGCTGCCACCGCGGAGGGCACCCGGTGA
- a CDS encoding DNA cytosine methyltransferase, with protein sequence MRPSGRERPQFTSPLTSVEICAGAGGQAVGLHTAGFDHLALVEWDAHAVETLKANVAGWPGWDEQRAQRLTPMDVKEFLGSAVHDGLPVKSGTLDLLAGGVPCPPFSLAGKRLGKDDERDLFPDALKIIDELRPRAVMIENVRGILEPPEFFIDYRRDILNTLRSYGYVVPRVEDHWSAEKQDYVMRSVWRRMDAKFFGVPQLRPRAILVAIHKDALDGSPVEFQWPLRLHDAEVTVFDALDESMKERCRKFWNKNEDGAPAERGERTGAAIYQDWRDAAQRAKAAGRGIAPTLVGGSRKHGGADLGPTRAKRAWAALGVDAMGLANDPHECDPKRDLFRPAGPMLTVQQAAVVQGFPQGWKFQGRKTARYRQVGNAFPPPVAEAVGRAIAAVLRPEARNELLRDYVMDTGDGGSESMPTEQMVFPV encoded by the coding sequence ATGCGCCCCAGCGGCCGCGAGCGTCCGCAGTTCACCTCGCCCCTGACCTCCGTCGAGATCTGTGCGGGGGCAGGCGGGCAAGCTGTGGGGCTGCATACGGCAGGTTTTGATCACTTGGCTCTCGTTGAGTGGGATGCGCATGCCGTTGAGACCCTGAAGGCCAACGTCGCAGGCTGGCCCGGATGGGACGAGCAACGGGCCCAGAGGCTCACGCCGATGGACGTGAAAGAGTTTTTGGGCTCAGCAGTTCATGATGGTCTGCCTGTAAAGTCGGGCACGCTTGATCTCCTGGCGGGCGGCGTGCCGTGTCCGCCCTTTTCCCTCGCCGGAAAGCGGTTGGGAAAGGATGATGAGCGGGATCTCTTCCCGGACGCGCTCAAAATCATCGATGAGCTGAGGCCTAGAGCTGTCATGATTGAGAATGTCCGCGGCATTCTTGAGCCCCCCGAGTTTTTCATTGACTATCGCAGGGACATTCTGAACACGCTGCGATCCTATGGGTATGTAGTGCCCAGGGTTGAGGACCATTGGTCAGCGGAGAAGCAGGATTACGTCATGCGCAGCGTCTGGCGCAGGATGGATGCGAAGTTCTTCGGTGTTCCCCAGTTGCGTCCCCGTGCCATTTTGGTTGCGATTCATAAGGATGCTCTGGACGGAAGCCCTGTTGAATTCCAATGGCCTCTCAGGCTCCATGATGCAGAGGTGACAGTGTTCGATGCTCTCGACGAGAGCATGAAGGAGCGCTGCCGGAAATTCTGGAATAAAAATGAGGATGGAGCGCCCGCCGAACGCGGCGAACGAACAGGTGCGGCCATCTATCAAGACTGGCGTGACGCTGCTCAGAGGGCTAAAGCTGCAGGCCGGGGTATCGCACCCACTCTCGTGGGAGGGTCACGGAAACATGGTGGTGCTGACCTTGGACCTACGCGTGCCAAGCGGGCGTGGGCGGCACTCGGTGTGGACGCGATGGGCCTGGCGAACGATCCGCACGAGTGTGACCCGAAACGCGATCTCTTCAGGCCGGCTGGTCCGATGCTAACGGTTCAGCAGGCGGCCGTGGTACAGGGGTTCCCGCAAGGCTGGAAATTCCAAGGCAGGAAGACAGCTCGCTACCGCCAGGTTGGTAACGCCTTCCCTCCGCCGGTTGCGGAAGCGGTGGGAAGGGCTATCGCCGCCGTTCTGCGCCCGGAGGCTCGTAACGAGTTGCTCCGGGATTATGTGATGGATACCGGTGACGGCGGAAGTGAGTCCATGCCTACTGAGCAGATGGTGTTTCCGGTTTAA
- a CDS encoding JmjC domain-containing protein translates to MEHRLINAIETALGWSGAEELGKSFARGSLDDPALLSRLLTPNRLLDIAMRRSLHRPQFRCFQNGVEVHPAVYYTDSVSPRGQSIPMVNMRSLGNLLREGATLILDQANVFDPTMEVACRALQWWSHERVQVNAYLTTNDAAGFPLHWDDHDVVIVQLAGEKEWEVRAASRKVPMYRDSDPNNTPSDEIIWSGVMRTGNVMHIPRGHWHQATRTGSGSGKSLHVTFGITKRTGASWLAWLADWSREHEIFRHDLDRWHVPDNASLTEAATTLLGERSPAAYLAAYEQETTLPRHVPFLGTLGPLDSVVCTTHFPPRIQESGEAVDVLTSGKKVTLAAKALPALRLLLSGRPVVLEQAAALVGAEVAEVAEILVEEELCAVLTPELSSGYTGLVTNAGS, encoded by the coding sequence ATGGAACATCGGCTGATCAACGCGATCGAGACAGCACTCGGGTGGAGCGGAGCCGAGGAACTGGGCAAGAGCTTCGCGCGGGGCAGTTTGGACGACCCCGCACTCCTCTCCCGCCTCCTGACCCCCAACCGGCTGCTCGACATCGCCATGCGCAGGAGCCTGCATCGCCCGCAGTTCCGGTGCTTTCAGAACGGTGTGGAGGTGCACCCGGCCGTCTATTACACCGACAGCGTCAGCCCTCGGGGCCAGAGCATCCCCATGGTCAACATGCGCAGCCTAGGGAACCTCCTTCGAGAAGGCGCGACGCTCATCCTCGACCAGGCCAACGTCTTCGACCCGACGATGGAGGTCGCGTGCCGGGCGCTGCAGTGGTGGTCCCATGAGCGCGTGCAGGTCAACGCATACCTGACAACGAACGACGCCGCCGGCTTCCCCCTGCACTGGGACGACCACGACGTCGTGATCGTGCAACTCGCAGGCGAGAAGGAGTGGGAGGTGCGCGCGGCTTCCCGCAAGGTCCCCATGTACCGGGACTCCGACCCCAACAACACCCCGAGCGACGAGATCATCTGGTCCGGCGTGATGAGGACCGGCAACGTCATGCACATCCCCCGAGGCCACTGGCACCAGGCGACCAGGACCGGCAGCGGCTCGGGGAAGAGCCTCCACGTCACGTTCGGCATCACCAAACGCACCGGCGCCAGCTGGCTCGCCTGGCTTGCCGACTGGAGCCGCGAGCACGAGATCTTCAGGCACGATCTGGACCGCTGGCACGTTCCCGACAACGCGTCTCTGACCGAGGCCGCCACGACACTGCTCGGCGAGCGCTCCCCGGCCGCCTACCTGGCCGCGTACGAGCAGGAAACGACACTGCCTCGGCATGTGCCGTTCCTCGGCACCCTCGGGCCGCTCGACTCCGTGGTGTGCACTACACACTTCCCTCCCCGGATCCAGGAGAGCGGGGAGGCCGTCGACGTCTTGACCTCGGGGAAGAAGGTGACCCTCGCGGCCAAGGCCCTGCCGGCGCTGCGTCTGCTCTTGAGCGGCAGGCCGGTCGTGCTGGAACAGGCCGCGGCCCTCGTCGGGGCCGAAGTGGCAGAGGTCGCTGAGATCCTGGTGGAGGAGGAGCTGTGCGCGGTCCTGACCCCCGAGTTGTCCTCGGGCTACACCGGTCTCGTCACGAACGCCGGCTCCTGA
- a CDS encoding transposase, whose protein sequence is MGGVISAGDPKWIEPFAGLTEVQFARLVALVRRRGGDVQRGRPWRLSLEDRVLLVATYWRTNLTLRQVAPLFGVSKSAADRILDHLAPLLAVSPARRPRKDTVYIVDGTLVPTRDRTIASSSKNYRYSTNLQVVIDANSRLVVAIGLPLPGSRNDCRAFTVSGVDRACRGAPTIADGGYQGTGLLIPHRKRRGQSRLSPQQEAENAVHRRARARVEHALSRLKNWKILRDCRLKGDGVHQAMLGIARLHNMALIR, encoded by the coding sequence ATGGGTGGGGTGATCTCAGCAGGTGATCCGAAGTGGATCGAGCCGTTTGCGGGTCTGACCGAGGTGCAGTTCGCCAGGCTGGTGGCACTCGTACGGCGTCGCGGTGGCGATGTTCAGCGTGGCCGGCCGTGGCGGCTGTCGCTTGAAGATCGGGTGTTGCTGGTGGCGACGTACTGGCGCACGAACCTCACGTTGCGGCAGGTGGCGCCGTTGTTCGGAGTCTCGAAGTCCGCGGCTGACAGGATCCTCGACCACCTCGCACCGCTGCTGGCGGTCTCCCCGGCCCGCCGGCCACGCAAGGACACCGTCTACATCGTCGACGGCACCCTGGTGCCCACCCGTGACCGCACCATCGCGTCCTCGAGCAAGAACTACCGGTACTCGACCAACCTGCAGGTTGTCATCGACGCCAACAGCCGCCTGGTCGTGGCCATCGGCCTCCCGCTGCCCGGCAGCCGCAACGACTGCCGGGCCTTCACGGTATCCGGCGTCGACCGGGCTTGCCGCGGAGCCCCGACCATCGCCGATGGCGGCTACCAAGGCACCGGTCTCCTCATCCCGCACCGCAAACGACGAGGTCAGAGCCGCCTCAGCCCACAGCAGGAAGCAGAGAACGCCGTCCATCGCCGGGCCCGTGCACGGGTCGAACACGCCTTGTCGCGGCTGAAGAACTGGAAGATCCTGCGAGACTGCCGACTCAAGGGCGACGGAGTTCACCAGGCCATGCTCGGCATCGCCCGGCTGCACAACATGGCCCTCATCCGATAA
- a CDS encoding aldo/keto reductase codes for MRGPDPRVVLGLHRSRHERRLLTGALDLGVAALDTSTNYLGFRSHQILARTASDLLPKFTVSTKVGYFAGPDGAVHSLDPTRLNLAVEKAAKDLGREPDLVFLHNPEHSLRKAAPHNQDLLAAACTALDDAKEKGLCGAWGVASWDPSPLLSLVEVTVPRPSVLMVRAGLLVGARTLDAADTLINAWNLGSGEVWGMSPFGSSTSASVWDRLDPRLFLQDGGRLSRIQAAFRAAYHLPGVDSIAVGTDKPTHLGELVGALAGQVEERTVQEYRKLLRDRSRDQSA; via the coding sequence GTGCGCGGTCCTGACCCCCGAGTTGTCCTCGGGCTACACCGGTCTCGTCACGAACGCCGGCTCCTGACCGGCGCGCTGGACCTGGGCGTCGCCGCACTCGACACCAGCACCAACTACCTCGGCTTCCGCTCGCACCAGATCCTGGCTCGGACAGCCAGTGACCTGCTGCCGAAGTTCACGGTCTCCACAAAGGTCGGCTACTTCGCGGGGCCCGACGGGGCGGTGCACTCCCTGGATCCCACGCGGCTGAACTTGGCCGTGGAAAAGGCGGCCAAGGACCTCGGACGGGAGCCAGACCTTGTGTTCCTGCACAACCCGGAACACTCGCTGCGGAAAGCCGCCCCGCACAACCAGGATCTGCTAGCAGCGGCGTGCACCGCCCTGGATGACGCCAAAGAAAAGGGGCTGTGCGGCGCCTGGGGGGTCGCGTCGTGGGATCCGTCCCCGCTGCTGAGCCTGGTCGAGGTGACCGTGCCGAGGCCATCGGTTCTCATGGTGCGCGCCGGCTTGCTGGTCGGCGCCAGAACGCTGGACGCGGCGGACACCCTCATCAATGCGTGGAATCTGGGGTCTGGCGAGGTCTGGGGGATGAGCCCCTTTGGGAGCAGCACCAGTGCCTCGGTGTGGGACAGGCTGGACCCGCGCCTTTTCCTCCAGGACGGCGGCCGGCTCTCCCGCATCCAGGCAGCTTTCAGAGCCGCCTACCACCTCCCGGGGGTCGACTCCATAGCCGTGGGCACCGACAAGCCGACCCACCTGGGGGAACTCGTCGGAGCCCTGGCGGGCCAGGTGGAGGAGCGGACCGTCCAGGAGTACCGGAAGCTCCTCCGCGACCGCTCGCGTGATCAGTCCGCCTGA
- a CDS encoding serine hydrolase domain-containing protein, which produces MTTIYGEVAPGFEPVRAAFMENFTRHGDLGAAVCVYRNGRPVVDLWGGVADAETGRPWTRDTLQLVYSATKGATATAVHMLAERGALDLDAPVAKYWPEFAANGKADIPVRWLLSHQAGLVALDQPVPLQEALSWHPMAAALAAQRPLWTPGTAHGYHGRTWGWLVGEVIRRVSGRSPGRFFADEIAVPLGLDFFIGLPADERNRVSRMVYQRPDVDLTTLPTESVPEDLREQVAAWRDPNSFSNRAYAVTDPPEIDFDSPEVQAAELPASNGISTARALARMYAALIGEVDGVRLLSPAALAPATEEQASGKDQVMLIPSRFSAGYMLPTETNPMIGPSSFGHTGRGGSLAFADPEHGVAFGYAMNSIIGGIDDVRAASLVDAVRRSLA; this is translated from the coding sequence ATGACGACGATCTACGGTGAGGTGGCCCCCGGGTTCGAGCCAGTGCGGGCGGCGTTCATGGAGAACTTCACCCGGCACGGGGACCTCGGCGCGGCGGTGTGCGTGTACCGGAACGGCCGACCGGTGGTGGACCTGTGGGGTGGCGTGGCCGACGCCGAAACCGGTCGTCCCTGGACACGGGACACGCTGCAACTGGTCTACTCGGCGACCAAAGGAGCGACCGCCACCGCCGTGCACATGCTGGCCGAGCGTGGAGCACTCGACCTGGACGCACCTGTCGCGAAGTACTGGCCGGAATTCGCCGCGAACGGCAAGGCGGACATCCCTGTGCGCTGGCTCCTGTCCCACCAGGCCGGCCTGGTCGCGCTGGATCAGCCGGTGCCGTTGCAGGAGGCACTGTCCTGGCACCCGATGGCGGCAGCACTGGCCGCTCAACGGCCCCTCTGGACTCCGGGCACAGCGCACGGATATCACGGCCGGACCTGGGGCTGGCTGGTCGGCGAGGTGATCCGACGGGTATCCGGCCGCTCACCGGGCCGCTTCTTCGCCGACGAGATCGCCGTTCCACTCGGCTTGGACTTCTTCATCGGCTTGCCCGCCGACGAACGCAACCGAGTCAGCCGCATGGTGTACCAACGGCCGGACGTCGACCTCACCACCCTGCCCACCGAGTCGGTTCCCGAGGACCTCCGCGAACAGGTCGCCGCCTGGCGGGACCCGAACTCATTCAGCAACAGGGCGTACGCGGTCACCGACCCGCCTGAGATCGACTTCGACTCACCGGAGGTACAGGCCGCGGAGCTCCCCGCCTCCAACGGCATCAGCACCGCACGTGCTCTTGCGCGCATGTACGCCGCGCTGATCGGCGAAGTGGACGGAGTGCGTCTGCTCTCCCCGGCCGCCCTGGCGCCGGCGACCGAGGAGCAGGCCAGCGGCAAGGACCAGGTCATGCTCATCCCGAGCCGCTTCAGCGCCGGATACATGCTGCCCACCGAGACCAACCCGATGATCGGGCCAAGCTCTTTCGGTCACACCGGCCGAGGCGGGTCGCTCGCCTTCGCCGATCCGGAGCACGGTGTTGCCTTCGGGTACGCGATGAACAGCATCATCGGAGGAATTGACGATGTCCGTGCTGCATCTCTGGTCGACGCGGTGCGAAGGTCACTTGCCTAG
- a CDS encoding DEAD/DEAH box helicase, translating into MTETSLHLGFDDSRTRVVLRTTDQYRQDLVQLAARFRTGGQLGPLSASLALDDLLANLPVLSSWPNPAGVEWAPELRNLVSGVVKDSRLVEERLAGSGARPEVAADDVLSMLGGIWKEDLNAFQRRDVAKLLSLGHGANFSVPGAGKTRVALAVYAAQRAQGSASRLLVVCPKSAYESWRYETAVCFSYPLRTHVLDGSLDEWAEVLIVNYERLDRSLPLLANWLKSAPSMIVLDEAHRMKLGARGTYGAACMALGPLAERRLILTGTPAPNGSKDLENLLGFVWPGHGQRTVTRAVAGGDLAYASTVLRPLFTRTTKQELGLPPMTLRMRYVEMPDLHAEIYSSLVGGMSNGTARDDLSALGKTALRLLMAATSPALLLEGATRYEPLAYQLPPLEIPSGSSLYSLMQNLPDYELSPKYKEALAIIAENAAQGRKTLVWTTFVRSLTTLALMLEKYSPAVVYGGTPDRDEQLRRFREDPSCMVLISNPATLGEGISLHHVCHDAIYVDRDFMAGRFLQSLDRIHRLGLAPDAETRVTVLAARGTIDEVVEIRLDQKLEFMGKILDDPTVQQLADLEEEPAVAAGLAPSDMEALLRHMGSR; encoded by the coding sequence GTGACGGAAACGTCCCTGCATCTGGGGTTCGACGACTCGCGTACCCGTGTGGTCCTGCGGACTACCGACCAGTACCGGCAGGACCTCGTCCAGCTGGCCGCCCGGTTCCGTACCGGCGGTCAGCTAGGCCCGCTCTCTGCCTCGTTGGCGCTGGACGACCTCCTCGCGAACCTGCCCGTCCTCAGCAGCTGGCCCAACCCCGCCGGTGTCGAGTGGGCTCCGGAACTCCGGAACCTCGTATCCGGTGTGGTCAAGGACTCCAGGCTGGTCGAGGAGCGGCTGGCCGGTTCCGGAGCACGCCCGGAGGTCGCCGCAGATGACGTGCTGAGCATGCTCGGAGGCATCTGGAAGGAAGACCTCAACGCCTTCCAGCGCCGGGACGTCGCCAAGCTGCTCTCGCTCGGGCACGGGGCGAACTTCAGCGTCCCCGGCGCCGGCAAGACCCGTGTCGCGCTCGCTGTGTACGCCGCCCAGCGGGCTCAGGGCAGCGCCAGCAGACTTTTGGTTGTCTGCCCTAAGTCAGCGTACGAATCGTGGCGGTACGAGACCGCCGTCTGCTTCAGCTACCCGTTGCGCACCCATGTGCTTGACGGTTCCCTGGATGAGTGGGCCGAGGTCCTCATCGTCAACTACGAGCGTCTGGACCGCTCGTTGCCGTTGCTCGCGAACTGGCTGAAGTCCGCCCCTTCGATGATCGTCCTTGATGAAGCCCACCGGATGAAGCTCGGTGCGCGCGGCACGTACGGTGCCGCATGCATGGCGCTGGGCCCGCTTGCGGAACGCCGGCTAATCCTGACTGGTACGCCTGCGCCGAACGGCTCCAAAGACCTGGAGAACCTGCTGGGTTTCGTCTGGCCGGGCCACGGGCAGCGCACGGTGACCCGGGCGGTGGCGGGCGGGGACCTTGCCTACGCGAGTACGGTCCTGCGGCCGCTGTTCACTCGGACAACCAAGCAGGAGCTCGGCTTGCCGCCCATGACCCTGCGGATGCGCTACGTCGAGATGCCGGACCTGCACGCCGAGATTTACAGCTCGCTGGTGGGCGGCATGTCCAACGGCACCGCACGCGACGATCTCAGCGCACTCGGCAAGACGGCGCTGCGTCTGCTGATGGCGGCGACCAGTCCAGCTCTGCTGCTGGAGGGGGCCACCAGGTATGAGCCACTGGCTTACCAGCTTCCTCCGCTCGAGATCCCGTCCGGCAGCTCGCTGTATTCGCTGATGCAGAACCTTCCGGACTATGAGCTGTCCCCGAAGTACAAGGAAGCGCTGGCGATCATTGCTGAGAACGCCGCACAGGGACGCAAGACGTTGGTCTGGACGACCTTCGTGCGCAGCCTGACAACCTTGGCGCTGATGCTGGAGAAGTACAGCCCCGCGGTCGTGTACGGCGGTACGCCTGACCGGGATGAGCAACTGCGCCGTTTCCGTGAGGATCCGAGTTGCATGGTGCTGATCTCGAACCCAGCGACTCTGGGCGAGGGGATCAGCCTCCATCACGTGTGCCACGACGCGATCTACGTGGACAGGGATTTCATGGCCGGCCGCTTCCTCCAGAGCCTCGACCGGATCCATCGCTTGGGCCTCGCACCAGACGCGGAGACCCGTGTCACAGTGCTAGCCGCCCGAGGCACTATCGACGAGGTGGTCGAGATACGGCTCGACCAGAAGCTGGAGTTCATGGGCAAGATCCTTGACGATCCCACAGTGCAGCAGCTTGCAGACCTTGAGGAGGAGCCGGCAGTCGCGGCAGGACTGGCACCGAGCGACATGGAGGCCTTGCTGCGCCACATGGGCAGCCGCTGA
- a CDS encoding transcriptional regulator — MPTEPVAVHPLTFLLQTCGWGKAEFARLMQDHGRKLGIPLATNRTTVWKWAQGQEPEADAQRVLADLLGVPYEQACAEGWPRWLPVWEVTGLTAPWTEAGTVEALSDLVGSGWTDRRGVLTITGAALTGLAASWVDAPSAIAAALNGDQVTDTMISTIEQRISTLRTLDDQLGGARLLEQARGDLALVTGLLGGGRYTDKVRLRLYALAARVSHLTGWMAYDAGLRSAGQRYYVGALRSARTAGDDAFGAFILAEMGVHVSEAGRAAERVDLISTAIDNAPRSLSPWTQSFLYLHKAEALSRDGGHREAGTALNRATSLWERHVTDENPDWLDWFGEAQLRSTEGKVLLRSGQVERATSSLETSVTRAAPRDKAVRSSRLAEARLAGGDLEGALDAANYGAELLEDSVSSIRALNRLKEFSTRLEPHKCVPSVREFRERLQELSVAV, encoded by the coding sequence GTGCCTACCGAGCCGGTAGCAGTCCACCCGCTGACCTTCCTCCTCCAGACGTGTGGATGGGGCAAGGCCGAATTCGCCCGGCTCATGCAGGACCATGGGCGGAAGCTCGGTATCCCGCTGGCGACCAACCGGACGACTGTATGGAAGTGGGCACAGGGCCAGGAGCCGGAAGCGGACGCCCAGCGCGTCCTCGCCGACCTGCTGGGCGTCCCATACGAGCAGGCATGTGCGGAGGGATGGCCCCGCTGGCTCCCTGTCTGGGAGGTAACCGGGCTCACCGCTCCCTGGACAGAGGCCGGTACCGTCGAGGCATTGTCCGACCTGGTGGGGAGCGGATGGACGGATCGCAGAGGCGTCCTCACCATCACAGGAGCCGCCCTGACCGGTCTCGCGGCGAGCTGGGTGGACGCGCCCTCCGCCATAGCCGCGGCGCTCAACGGTGACCAGGTCACGGACACGATGATCTCGACGATCGAGCAGCGCATCAGCACCCTCCGCACGCTCGACGACCAGCTTGGCGGCGCTCGACTGCTGGAACAGGCACGAGGCGACCTGGCTCTGGTCACCGGTCTCCTCGGCGGTGGCCGCTATACCGACAAAGTCAGGCTCCGGCTGTACGCGCTGGCGGCCCGCGTGTCGCACCTGACCGGATGGATGGCCTACGACGCCGGCCTACGATCCGCAGGGCAGCGCTATTACGTCGGTGCCCTGCGCAGCGCCCGCACCGCCGGCGACGACGCCTTCGGCGCCTTCATCCTCGCGGAGATGGGCGTGCACGTCTCCGAGGCCGGGCGCGCCGCCGAGCGTGTCGACCTCATCTCGACCGCCATCGACAACGCGCCACGCTCTCTGTCGCCCTGGACCCAGTCGTTCCTCTACCTGCACAAGGCAGAGGCGCTTTCACGCGACGGCGGCCACCGCGAGGCGGGCACGGCACTCAACCGTGCCACCTCCCTGTGGGAGCGTCACGTGACGGACGAGAACCCTGACTGGCTCGACTGGTTCGGCGAGGCACAACTGCGGTCGACCGAGGGAAAGGTCCTGTTGCGCTCGGGGCAGGTGGAACGCGCGACCAGTTCCCTGGAGACTTCCGTGACGAGAGCCGCCCCCCGGGACAAGGCAGTACGGTCAAGCCGTCTGGCTGAGGCGCGACTTGCTGGCGGTGACCTGGAGGGTGCGTTGGACGCCGCGAACTACGGCGCCGAACTGCTGGAGGACAGCGTCAGCTCCATTCGGGCCCTTAACCGCCTCAAGGAATTCTCCACACGGCTGGAGCCGCACAAGTGCGTTCCCTCCGTCCGCGAGTTCCGCGAGCGCCTGCAGGAACTGTCCGTCGCCGTTTGA
- a CDS encoding ATP-binding protein, giving the protein MPTLVHRFVLAGIESEVPPARREIVDKVRAWGVPLDEETADAIRLVASELITNAVVHGAGPTTVTVFNRPGRLLIDVLDGDPSVPRTGSAQADDENGRGLALVRLLSARCSWEPAGAGKRVWAEMALPMAVEPSTAAAGPRGLFAMWAKHRDGAEPQVADDGDCLMGRHAVRAALSPERDVVFRPIRRDIDPVTGEPTAYALWDRHEWQAHGECWLWCGRDDVEVTWIGPVRSSGMHAALFACRACLYELDQHVLEANMRQDAAVLAMIGRAAWP; this is encoded by the coding sequence ATGCCCACGCTCGTCCATCGGTTCGTCCTCGCGGGTATCGAATCCGAGGTGCCCCCGGCTCGGCGCGAGATCGTCGACAAGGTACGTGCATGGGGTGTGCCGCTGGACGAGGAGACCGCCGACGCCATCCGACTCGTCGCCTCGGAGCTCATCACCAACGCCGTGGTCCACGGGGCGGGGCCGACCACCGTCACCGTGTTCAACCGGCCCGGTCGCTTGCTGATCGATGTCCTGGACGGCGACCCGTCGGTTCCGCGGACCGGGTCTGCCCAAGCGGACGACGAGAACGGGCGTGGCTTGGCGTTGGTCCGACTACTCTCGGCGCGCTGTTCCTGGGAGCCCGCTGGCGCCGGTAAGCGGGTATGGGCCGAGATGGCACTGCCCATGGCGGTGGAGCCGAGCACGGCTGCCGCTGGACCGCGTGGCTTATTCGCGATGTGGGCCAAGCACCGGGATGGGGCCGAGCCCCAAGTCGCTGACGATGGCGATTGCCTGATGGGGAGGCACGCAGTACGAGCGGCTCTGTCTCCGGAGCGCGATGTGGTCTTCCGCCCCATCCGCCGCGACATCGACCCCGTCACCGGCGAGCCGACGGCCTATGCGCTGTGGGACCGGCATGAGTGGCAGGCGCATGGCGAGTGCTGGCTGTGGTGCGGCCGTGACGACGTCGAGGTGACGTGGATCGGGCCCGTCCGGTCGAGCGGCATGCACGCGGCTCTCTTCGCGTGCCGCGCGTGCCTGTACGAACTGGACCAGCACGTCCTGGAAGCCAACATGCGCCAGGACGCAGCCGTCCTGGCGATGATCGGCCGGGCCGCCTGGCCGTAG